Proteins encoded in a region of the Streptomyces sp. NBC_00258 genome:
- a CDS encoding response regulator transcription factor, translated as MTTPVSPAPAHLLVVDDEESVRAMLTTAMEFLGFRVTGAATGRQALEALSRHSPDLVLLDVGLPGIDGFEVCRTMRTRGHTMPVMFLTGRDTVDERVRGLDLGGDDFVTKPFELRELAARVRALLRRTSVRSAERRSLLAGDVRLDADTHEVWSGGRPVSLTTTEFALLRYLMENPGRVLTRAQIQERVWNHRAEGSGSVDTYVYYLRRKLGGPGQALIRTVRGTGYLLCAD; from the coding sequence ATGACCACCCCTGTCTCCCCTGCCCCCGCCCATCTCCTCGTCGTGGACGACGAGGAGAGCGTGCGCGCCATGCTCACCACGGCGATGGAGTTCCTCGGCTTCCGGGTGACCGGCGCCGCCACGGGCCGCCAGGCGCTGGAGGCGCTCTCCCGCCACAGCCCCGATCTCGTCCTGCTCGACGTCGGCCTCCCCGGCATCGACGGCTTCGAGGTCTGCCGGACGATGCGGACGCGGGGCCACACCATGCCGGTGATGTTCCTCACCGGCCGCGACACGGTCGACGAGCGCGTCCGCGGACTCGACCTGGGCGGCGACGACTTCGTCACCAAGCCCTTCGAGCTCAGGGAACTCGCGGCCCGGGTCCGGGCGCTCCTGCGCCGCACCTCGGTCCGCTCGGCCGAACGCCGCAGCCTGCTGGCCGGCGACGTACGGCTCGACGCCGACACGCACGAAGTCTGGTCCGGCGGGCGGCCGGTGAGCCTGACGACCACCGAATTCGCCCTGCTGCGCTACCTGATGGAGAACCCCGGCCGGGTGCTGACCCGCGCCCAGATCCAGGAGCGCGTCTGGAACCACCGCGCCGAGGGCTCGGGCAGCGTCGACACGTACGTCTACTACCTGCGCCGCAAACTGGGCGGTCCCGGGCAGGCGCTCATACGGACCGTGCGCGGCACGGGCTATCTGCTGTGCGCGGACTGA
- a CDS encoding ATP-binding cassette domain-containing protein, translating into MTSKNRTGQWAGPAIETAGLVKTFGDNRAVDGVDLRIETGTVYGLLGPNGAGKTTTVRMLATLLRPDGGEAHVFGHDVVREADAVRTRVSLTGQYASVDEDLTGTENLVLLARLTGHSKKASYDRAAQLLDAFGLSEAAARQVKNYSGGMRRRIDIAASILNTPDLLFLDEPTTGLDPRSRNQVWEIVRAVVAQGTTVLLTTQYLDEADQLASRIAVIDKGKVIAEGTKGELKASVGAGAVHVRLRDAHQRPDAERLLRQALDADVQLEPDPVALTARVGNGSSNGAGAAEKASRALVELAHAGITVDNFSLGQPSLDEVFLALTGKSDHVETSSQSQTKQQTKEATA; encoded by the coding sequence ATGACGAGCAAGAACCGCACCGGCCAATGGGCCGGGCCGGCCATCGAGACCGCGGGTCTGGTGAAGACCTTCGGGGACAACCGCGCCGTCGACGGTGTGGACCTGCGCATCGAGACCGGCACGGTGTACGGCCTGCTCGGTCCCAACGGAGCCGGCAAGACCACGACCGTGCGCATGCTGGCGACCCTGCTGCGCCCCGACGGCGGCGAGGCCCACGTCTTCGGCCACGACGTCGTACGGGAGGCGGACGCCGTACGGACCAGGGTGAGCCTCACCGGGCAGTACGCCTCGGTGGACGAGGACCTGACGGGCACGGAGAACCTCGTGCTGCTGGCGCGGCTGACGGGCCACAGCAAGAAGGCCTCGTACGACCGGGCGGCCCAACTCCTCGACGCCTTCGGCCTGTCGGAGGCGGCGGCCCGCCAGGTGAAGAACTACTCGGGCGGTATGCGGCGCCGTATCGACATCGCCGCGTCCATTCTCAACACCCCCGACCTGCTGTTCCTGGACGAGCCGACGACGGGCCTGGACCCGCGCAGCCGCAACCAGGTGTGGGAGATCGTCCGGGCGGTCGTCGCCCAGGGGACCACGGTGCTGCTCACGACCCAGTACCTGGACGAGGCCGACCAGTTGGCGTCCCGGATCGCCGTGATCGACAAGGGCAAGGTCATCGCCGAGGGCACCAAGGGCGAGCTGAAGGCGTCGGTGGGCGCGGGAGCCGTGCACGTACGGCTGCGGGACGCACACCAGCGCCCTGACGCCGAGCGGCTGCTGCGGCAGGCTCTCGACGCGGACGTACAGCTGGAGCCGGACCCGGTGGCGCTGACCGCCCGGGTCGGGAACGGCTCGTCGAACGGGGCCGGGGCCGCCGAGAAGGCTTCCCGTGCCCTCGTCGAGCTGGCCCACGCGGGCATCACCGTCGACAACTTCTCCCTGGGCCAGCCGAGTCTGGACGAGGTGTTCCTGGCGCTCACCGGCAAGTCCGACCACGTGGAGACGTCATCGCAGTCGCAGACGAAGCAGCAGACGAAAGAGGCCACGGCATGA
- a CDS encoding SH3 domain-containing protein: MGITPALRTLAIALVSGGVLTVAATGTASAGTATAGGTTSGGSTAGSSGSGGSEDPVWGTVVSRGDLNLRAHPDTGSAVLGRLSPGSQDRVACVARGTHVFGNPHWYWLVGARAWASAAFVDIGGAGVPRCSDPCEGAWKDRWHDGSGGCNGCDDGSWSSSGSWSASGSWSWSFSGSWDASGSGWEWVPGER; encoded by the coding sequence ATGGGCATCACTCCGGCCCTGCGGACCCTTGCGATCGCCCTGGTCAGCGGCGGTGTGCTGACGGTGGCCGCCACCGGTACGGCTTCTGCCGGTACGGCGACGGCGGGCGGTACGACCTCCGGCGGTTCGACCGCGGGCAGTTCCGGGAGCGGGGGCTCCGAGGACCCGGTCTGGGGCACCGTCGTCTCCCGCGGCGACCTGAATCTGCGGGCCCATCCCGACACCGGCTCGGCCGTGCTCGGGCGGCTCTCGCCCGGCAGCCAGGACCGCGTCGCCTGCGTGGCGAGGGGTACGCACGTGTTCGGCAACCCGCACTGGTACTGGCTCGTCGGGGCGCGTGCCTGGGCGAGCGCCGCGTTCGTGGACATCGGCGGGGCGGGGGTGCCGCGGTGCTCCGACCCCTGCGAGGGGGCCTGGAAGGACCGGTGGCACGACGGTTCGGGGGGCTGCAACGGCTGCGACGACGGTTCCTGGAGCTCCTCCGGCTCCTGGAGCGCGTCCGGTTCGTGGAGCTGGAGTTTCTCCGGCTCCTGGGACGCCTCGGGCTCGGGCTGGGAGTGGGTGCCCGGCGAGCGGTGA
- a CDS encoding permease has product MADGVRLVARVLVYVVVGGVALVVIATVGSVLGPMVALDIATPAMAAWWTVFTAVAVQGIPFLLLGTVVSAAIGAFVPERVFRRVLPKNPALAVPVAGAAGAVLPGCECASVPVADSLMRRGVAPAAALAFLLSAPAINPVVLVATSIAFPGNPAMVGARFVASLATAVVMGWLWVRFGKEEWLPGVAARRKGGSGAGTAAGPGGWRGFRDGLQHDFLHAGGFLVLGAAAAATFNILVPRSLLDVFTGSPWLSVLLLAVLAVVLCVCSEADAFVAASLTGFSPTARLAFMVVGPMVDLKLIALQAGTFGRAFAVRFSAVTWVVAVVSSGVVGWWLL; this is encoded by the coding sequence GTGGCCGACGGGGTACGGCTCGTGGCACGGGTGCTGGTGTACGTGGTGGTCGGCGGGGTCGCGCTGGTCGTCATCGCCACCGTCGGGTCCGTACTCGGGCCGATGGTCGCGCTCGACATCGCGACGCCGGCCATGGCCGCCTGGTGGACCGTGTTCACGGCGGTCGCGGTGCAGGGTATTCCCTTCCTTCTCCTTGGCACGGTGGTGTCGGCGGCGATCGGGGCGTTCGTGCCGGAGCGGGTCTTCAGACGCGTACTGCCGAAGAACCCGGCGCTCGCGGTGCCCGTCGCGGGGGCGGCCGGAGCCGTGCTGCCCGGGTGCGAGTGCGCGTCGGTCCCCGTGGCCGACAGCCTGATGCGGCGTGGGGTCGCGCCGGCGGCGGCGCTGGCCTTTCTCCTCTCGGCCCCCGCCATCAACCCGGTGGTGCTCGTCGCCACCTCCATCGCCTTCCCGGGGAACCCGGCCATGGTCGGCGCCCGGTTCGTCGCCTCGCTCGCCACGGCGGTGGTGATGGGGTGGCTGTGGGTGCGGTTCGGCAAGGAGGAGTGGCTGCCGGGGGTGGCCGCCCGGCGCAAGGGCGGATCCGGAGCCGGTACGGCTGCTGGCCCGGGCGGCTGGCGGGGCTTCCGGGACGGACTTCAGCACGACTTCCTGCACGCCGGAGGCTTTCTCGTACTGGGCGCGGCGGCCGCGGCGACGTTCAACATCCTGGTGCCGCGGTCCCTGCTGGACGTGTTCACCGGTTCGCCCTGGCTCTCCGTCCTGCTGCTCGCCGTCCTCGCCGTCGTGCTGTGCGTCTGTTCCGAGGCGGACGCCTTCGTGGCCGCCTCACTCACCGGGTTCTCGCCGACCGCCCGTCTCGCCTTCATGGTCGTCGGTCCGATGGTCGACCTGAAGCTCATCGCCCTCCAGGCGGGGACTTTCGGGCGGGCGTTCGCGGTGAGGTTCTCGGCCGTCACGTGGGTGGTGGCCGTGGTGAGCAGTGGGGTGGTGGGCTGGTGGCTGCTGTGA
- a CDS encoding amidohydrolase: MTSPAARTALDLTADLPVPALEDLYRDLHRHPELSGQEHRTAARLSERLAGAGYETADGIGGTGVVGMLRNGDGPTVLLRGDMDALPVAEETGLPYASGTPGVMHACGHDLHVTWLTGAADALAAGRDTWNGTLLVVGQPAEETGEGAAAMVNDGLYERFPRPDVLLAQHAAPGPAGLYAHSPGLIMSASTDVDIVVHGVGGHGSRPEATVDPVVTAAYIVTRLQTVVSRETAARDSAVLTVGRIEAGTRHNIIPSEAHIALNLRTQSAEVRERMLAAIRRIAAGECAAAGCRREPTVTVGGSFPVTVNDVDTDRRVAAVHGEVFGAGTVLDFGPVMGSEDFPLLAEGGLPYAYWFVTSTPAEVWDAAGSAAGGDLMAQLAAVPSNHSPHFAPDLATVGPGVRTLVSGALEMFAR, encoded by the coding sequence GTGACCTCTCCCGCCGCACGCACCGCGCTGGACCTCACCGCCGACCTCCCGGTCCCCGCTCTCGAGGACCTCTACCGGGATCTGCACCGGCATCCCGAGCTGTCGGGGCAGGAGCACCGGACGGCCGCGAGACTCTCCGAGCGCCTCGCCGGGGCCGGATACGAGACGGCGGACGGCATCGGCGGCACCGGGGTCGTCGGGATGCTGCGCAACGGCGACGGGCCGACCGTCCTGCTGCGCGGCGACATGGACGCCCTGCCGGTCGCCGAGGAGACCGGACTGCCGTACGCGTCCGGTACGCCCGGGGTCATGCACGCCTGCGGTCACGACCTGCACGTCACCTGGCTGACCGGCGCCGCCGACGCGCTCGCCGCCGGGCGCGACACCTGGAACGGCACGCTGCTGGTCGTCGGCCAGCCCGCCGAGGAGACCGGCGAGGGCGCCGCCGCGATGGTGAACGACGGCCTGTACGAACGCTTTCCGCGCCCCGACGTGCTGCTCGCCCAGCACGCGGCCCCCGGTCCCGCCGGGCTGTACGCGCACTCGCCCGGACTGATCATGTCGGCCTCGACGGACGTCGACATCGTCGTGCACGGGGTGGGCGGGCACGGCTCGCGGCCGGAGGCGACCGTGGACCCGGTGGTGACGGCCGCGTACATCGTGACGAGGCTCCAGACGGTCGTCTCGCGGGAGACGGCCGCCCGCGACTCCGCCGTGCTGACGGTCGGCCGGATCGAGGCGGGCACGCGGCACAACATCATCCCGTCCGAGGCGCACATCGCCCTCAACCTCCGTACGCAGTCCGCCGAGGTGCGGGAGCGGATGCTGGCCGCGATCCGGCGGATCGCCGCGGGCGAGTGCGCGGCGGCCGGCTGCCGTCGCGAGCCCACGGTGACGGTCGGCGGCAGCTTCCCGGTGACCGTGAACGACGTCGACACCGACCGCCGGGTGGCCGCCGTGCACGGCGAGGTGTTCGGCGCGGGCACGGTCCTCGACTTCGGGCCCGTCATGGGCAGCGAGGACTTCCCGCTCCTCGCCGAGGGCGGGCTCCCGTACGCGTACTGGTTCGTGACGAGCACGCCCGCCGAGGTGTGGGACGCGGCCGGGAGCGCGGCCGGGGGCGACCTGATGGCACAGCTCGCGGCCGTGCCCAGCAACCACAGCCCGCACTTCGCACCCGACCTGGCGACGGTCGGCCCCGGCGTACGGACGCTGGTGTCGGGGGCGCTGGAGATGTTTGCCCGGTAA
- a CDS encoding ABC transporter permease codes for MSTATQTTETADLAPVSTESLAALLVATERPPRPNAIQTSLTFGWRAMLKIKHVPEQLFDVTAFPIMLVLMYTYLFGGALAGSPREYIQYLLPGILVMSVTMITMYTGLAVNIDIEKGVFDRFRSLPIWRPSTLVGYLLGDALRYAMASVVMLSVGLIMGFRPDGGFQGVLGGVVLLLIFSFAFSWVWTMFGLLLRTEKSVMGVSMMILFPLTFLSDIFVRPETMPGWLQAFVNNNPITHLASAVRGLMDGSWPSAEIAWSLGWAGLFVAVFGPVTMRLYNRK; via the coding sequence ATGAGCACCGCGACCCAGACCACCGAAACCGCCGACCTCGCGCCGGTCAGTACCGAGAGCCTGGCCGCGCTGCTCGTCGCCACCGAGCGCCCGCCGCGGCCGAACGCGATCCAGACGTCCCTCACCTTCGGCTGGCGGGCGATGCTCAAGATCAAGCACGTGCCCGAGCAGCTGTTCGACGTGACGGCGTTCCCGATCATGCTGGTGCTGATGTACACGTATCTGTTCGGCGGCGCCCTGGCGGGCTCCCCGAGGGAGTACATCCAGTACCTGCTGCCCGGCATCCTCGTCATGTCCGTCACCATGATCACGATGTACACGGGCCTCGCGGTCAACATCGACATCGAGAAGGGTGTCTTCGACCGCTTCCGCTCGCTGCCCATCTGGCGTCCCTCTACGCTGGTCGGCTATCTGCTCGGGGACGCCCTGCGCTACGCGATGGCGTCGGTCGTGATGCTGTCGGTGGGCCTGATCATGGGCTTTCGCCCGGACGGCGGATTCCAGGGGGTGCTCGGCGGGGTGGTCCTCCTGCTGATCTTCTCCTTCGCCTTCTCCTGGGTGTGGACCATGTTCGGCCTGCTGCTGCGCACGGAGAAGTCGGTGATGGGCGTCAGCATGATGATCCTGTTCCCGCTGACCTTCCTGAGCGACATCTTCGTCCGCCCCGAGACGATGCCGGGCTGGCTGCAGGCCTTCGTCAACAACAACCCGATCACGCATCTGGCCTCGGCGGTGCGCGGTCTGATGGACGGCTCCTGGCCGAGCGCGGAGATCGCGTGGTCGCTGGGCTGGGCCGGACTGTTCGTCGCGGTCTTCGGCCCGGTCACGATGCGGCTCTACAACCGCAAGTAG
- a CDS encoding TIGR03086 family metal-binding protein — protein sequence MDEIELLSGVLSKTGDLIEGVEPGRLGAPTPCEEYDVETLVDHLVGWLLLFEARCHGREYDADPARYRSGPDPSGEFRAAAAGLVAGWEKYGFDREVGVTGDAELPAAMVLNMTLMEFTVHGWDLAVATGQPVPFTEEEAAEILARAEVTLPPQYRGKGKTFGEIVPVAEDASSPDRLAGFLGRDPSRWAHRAL from the coding sequence ATGGATGAGATCGAGCTGCTTTCGGGTGTTCTGTCCAAGACCGGTGACCTCATCGAGGGTGTCGAGCCCGGGCGGCTCGGCGCTCCGACGCCGTGCGAGGAGTACGACGTCGAGACGCTGGTCGACCATCTCGTCGGCTGGCTGCTGCTGTTCGAGGCCCGCTGCCACGGCCGCGAGTACGACGCCGACCCCGCGCGGTACCGGTCGGGTCCGGACCCCTCCGGTGAGTTCCGGGCCGCGGCGGCCGGGCTGGTCGCCGGGTGGGAGAAGTACGGCTTCGACCGCGAGGTGGGCGTGACCGGCGACGCCGAGCTGCCCGCCGCGATGGTCCTCAACATGACACTCATGGAGTTCACGGTCCACGGCTGGGACCTGGCGGTGGCCACCGGTCAGCCGGTCCCCTTCACCGAGGAGGAGGCGGCAGAGATCCTGGCCCGCGCCGAGGTGACTCTCCCGCCGCAGTACCGAGGCAAGGGCAAGACCTTCGGCGAGATCGTCCCGGTGGCAGAGGACGCGTCGTCGCCGGACCGCCTGGCCGGCTTCCTGGGCCGCGACCCGTCACGATGGGCGCACCGCGCCCTTTAG
- a CDS encoding TIGR03943 family putative permease subunit gives MTTRPRTRLRPRPQGVLLILCGAALLRIALFSELYLRYVKEGLRPYLVVSGVALVVLGLVGMIRRDEDEDEHEVHDEDAQDAHAGHGQDAPAGHDHNHNHTRNPRIAWLLTAPALALLLFPPPALGSYSAGREEDRVAAQGTGTFPELPAGDPVDLTLGAFASRAEWDTGASMKDRTVRLTGFVTRDDDGTWYIARLLVTCCAADAQALKVEVRDADAPAADAWVTATGTWHPTGKPGSDEARPVLDATSVKRVPAPSDPYEKR, from the coding sequence GTGACGACCCGACCGCGTACGCGTCTGAGGCCGCGTCCGCAGGGGGTGCTGCTCATCCTGTGCGGCGCCGCACTGCTGCGGATCGCCCTCTTCAGCGAGCTGTACCTGCGTTACGTGAAGGAAGGGCTGCGCCCGTACCTGGTGGTCTCGGGCGTGGCACTGGTCGTGCTGGGCCTGGTGGGCATGATCCGCCGCGACGAGGACGAGGACGAACACGAGGTCCACGACGAAGACGCCCAAGACGCCCACGCGGGGCATGGCCAAGACGCCCCCGCCGGGCACGACCACAACCACAACCACACCCGCAACCCGCGCATCGCCTGGCTCCTCACCGCCCCCGCCCTCGCCCTCCTCCTCTTCCCGCCGCCCGCCCTCGGCTCGTACAGCGCCGGACGCGAGGAGGACAGGGTCGCCGCCCAGGGCACCGGCACCTTCCCCGAACTGCCCGCCGGGGACCCCGTCGACCTGACGCTCGGCGCGTTCGCCTCCCGGGCGGAGTGGGACACCGGGGCGTCCATGAAGGACCGCACGGTCCGCCTCACCGGCTTCGTGACCCGCGACGACGACGGCACCTGGTACATCGCCAGGCTCCTCGTCACCTGCTGCGCCGCCGACGCCCAGGCCCTGAAGGTCGAAGTCCGCGACGCGGACGCACCCGCCGCCGACGCGTGGGTGACCGCAACGGGAACCTGGCACCCGACGGGCAAGCCGGGCTCAGACGAGGCCCGCCCGGTCCTGGACGCCACGTCCGTGAAACGGGTCCCGGCACCTTCGGATCCGTACGAGAAGCGTTGA
- a CDS encoding helix-turn-helix domain-containing protein, with the protein MAERDDPGIIGRRVQQLRTERGLTQKQLAEPAYTPAYVSTLEAGRVRPSEEALRHIAERLGVAYEELATGRPAHLATGLRLRLTDAQRTLATGEAEVAAEQYTALLAEAESHGLNAECAAALLGLGECALDTGDLATARLRFEESEKRLADAPLPVRVPALRGRAVSHYLAGELRYSCYLLESTLDELNRGGLHDPDALLLLYAAVIAPYMDMGAHARAAQAAEYALALAPQVADPALLARMHRSVARTMIAEGRIAEADASLGKAAELYRQLQIRTELANCHWMRGYLHAQNGDMERAENELREALAMHSAQRAALYTSQVAVELADVLHRRGKSDEAAALLHDVLGDLSSERGAVHSAAAHRLLGIIAEDTRDTETAEEHYVRALSLLERAGAAGDLADLCRLLGDLLRRTGRIEAALDAYRTGLGHRTAPGTTTLGPAPAHPPL; encoded by the coding sequence ATGGCCGAGCGCGACGACCCGGGAATCATCGGGCGCAGAGTGCAGCAGCTGCGTACGGAACGCGGGCTGACACAGAAGCAGTTGGCGGAACCCGCCTACACACCCGCGTACGTCTCCACGCTGGAGGCGGGCCGTGTCCGGCCCTCCGAGGAGGCGCTGCGGCACATCGCGGAACGGCTCGGCGTCGCGTACGAGGAGCTCGCCACCGGGCGCCCCGCACACCTCGCCACGGGTCTGCGGCTGCGGCTCACCGACGCCCAGCGCACGCTGGCGACCGGCGAGGCGGAGGTCGCCGCCGAGCAGTACACCGCACTGCTCGCGGAGGCGGAGTCGCACGGGCTGAACGCCGAGTGCGCGGCCGCGCTCCTGGGCCTCGGCGAATGCGCCCTGGACACGGGCGACCTGGCGACGGCCCGGCTGCGCTTCGAGGAGTCGGAGAAACGACTCGCCGACGCGCCGCTGCCCGTCCGGGTCCCGGCCCTGCGCGGCCGGGCCGTCTCGCACTACCTGGCGGGCGAACTCCGGTACTCCTGCTACCTGTTGGAGTCCACACTCGACGAGCTGAACCGTGGCGGGCTGCACGACCCGGACGCCCTGCTGCTGCTCTACGCGGCGGTCATCGCGCCGTACATGGACATGGGAGCGCACGCGCGGGCCGCACAGGCCGCGGAGTACGCGCTCGCGCTGGCCCCGCAGGTCGCCGATCCCGCGCTCCTGGCCCGAATGCACCGGTCCGTCGCCCGCACGATGATCGCCGAGGGGCGCATCGCCGAGGCGGACGCCTCCCTGGGCAAGGCGGCGGAGCTGTACCGCCAGCTCCAGATCCGTACGGAACTCGCCAACTGCCACTGGATGCGCGGGTACTTGCACGCGCAGAACGGCGACATGGAGCGCGCGGAGAACGAGTTGCGCGAAGCGCTGGCCATGCACTCCGCCCAGCGCGCCGCGCTCTACACCAGCCAGGTCGCGGTGGAACTGGCGGACGTGCTGCACCGGCGCGGGAAGTCGGACGAGGCGGCGGCCCTGCTCCACGACGTGCTCGGGGACCTGAGTTCGGAGCGCGGGGCCGTCCACTCCGCGGCCGCGCACCGGCTGCTCGGCATCATCGCGGAGGACACCCGGGACACGGAGACCGCCGAGGAGCACTACGTGCGTGCGCTCAGCCTGCTCGAACGCGCGGGCGCGGCCGGTGACCTGGCCGACCTGTGCCGGCTGTTGGGTGATCTGCTGCGGCGTACGGGGCGGATCGAGGCGGCGTTGGACGCGTACCGGACCGGTCTCGGGCACCGGACTGCTCCGGGCACCACGACGCTGGGCCCGGCGCCGGCCCACCCGCCGCTGTGA
- a CDS encoding DNA polymerase III subunit beta family protein: MRSIGEMARDSGLGVSALRFYDRAGVLVPAWVDPVSSYRWYGPEQCEEARLLTRLRRAGMPLPDIRLVLAGWSGADTDLVRKLLQAHLRRLELGLSDARSEFSAVRALLEGREKPMTSLRTAAVRLTVPAAELAAALDAVRFAAGTDPELPMLGGILFDIEGGALRVVATDRYRMAVAQARATGHDGAREQVIVPAPLADAMRALLSGEDGEDGGGPVRLSVDGDRVTLEAGDRQAAGQCLDHDFPDYRRLVRLPAGRRAVVDVPAFREALKTGPVRTSETPGPDGTPCDLSVLRPAADGTVTVCADGEEGGGGEEGDADRNHVAVNREFLLHALTAGARDRLVLEFGAPTAPLAIRRPDAEDTFSLLMPVRLDN, from the coding sequence ATGCGCAGTATCGGGGAGATGGCCCGGGACAGCGGGCTGGGTGTGAGTGCTCTGCGGTTCTACGACCGCGCCGGGGTGCTGGTCCCCGCCTGGGTGGATCCGGTGAGCAGCTACCGCTGGTACGGCCCCGAGCAGTGCGAGGAGGCCCGCCTGCTGACGCGGCTGCGCCGGGCCGGTATGCCGTTGCCGGACATCCGGCTGGTGCTGGCCGGCTGGTCGGGCGCGGACACCGACCTCGTACGGAAGCTGCTTCAGGCGCATCTGCGCCGCCTCGAACTGGGGTTGTCCGATGCCCGCAGCGAGTTCTCCGCGGTCCGAGCGCTACTCGAAGGCAGGGAGAAACCCATGACATCGCTCCGCACCGCCGCCGTCCGGCTGACCGTCCCCGCGGCCGAACTGGCCGCCGCGCTGGACGCCGTCCGCTTCGCCGCCGGTACCGACCCGGAGCTGCCGATGCTCGGCGGCATCCTGTTCGACATCGAGGGTGGGGCGCTTCGGGTCGTGGCCACCGACCGGTACCGGATGGCCGTCGCGCAGGCCCGCGCCACCGGGCACGACGGGGCCCGTGAACAGGTCATTGTGCCCGCCCCGCTCGCCGACGCGATGCGGGCGCTGCTGAGCGGTGAGGACGGCGAGGACGGCGGGGGGCCCGTCCGGCTCTCCGTGGACGGTGACCGCGTGACGCTGGAGGCCGGGGACCGGCAGGCGGCCGGGCAGTGCCTCGACCACGACTTCCCCGACTACCGTCGTCTCGTCCGCCTGCCGGCCGGGCGCCGCGCGGTCGTCGACGTACCGGCGTTCCGCGAGGCGCTGAAGACCGGGCCCGTCCGTACGAGCGAGACGCCCGGGCCGGACGGCACGCCCTGCGACCTCAGCGTGCTCAGGCCGGCGGCCGACGGCACGGTGACCGTCTGCGCGGACGGCGAGGAGGGGGGAGGGGGCGAAGAGGGCGACGCCGACCGGAACCATGTCGCCGTCAATCGCGAGTTCCTGCTGCACGCGCTCACCGCCGGGGCCCGCGACCGGCTGGTGCTGGAGTTCGGCGCTCCCACGGCTCCCCTGGCGATCCGCCGGCCCGACGCCGAGGACACCTTCTCGCTCCTGATGCCGGTGCGCCTGGACAACTAG
- a CDS encoding PP2C family protein-serine/threonine phosphatase: MSGADPGSRARRQQLLRVRGRSVAWVPPLLLLIAIAVVDWNTSGEFRVISWIVLVPGIAAAICGVRGTAAFAVLALLTYIEVDASWPHQDQTGLPDFILVAMGGVLATLACAVRVREERRMLHMRDVADTTRRTVLRPLPTPWGGLDHAAVYLAADSEARVGGDFYDIQPGPHGTRVLLGDVQGKGLPAVAAAAALLGTFRESAYHEASLTVVAERLEVRMGRHRQYVTDLGEDLEGDPARGVERFATAVLVAFPPPGSPTGHIEVVNFGHEPPLVAGPRGVRVLPPGDGLPLGLSGLAGSGAGVPPVRRVPLAADETLLLVTDGVTEARDADGVFFPLHERVTLAVSTDPTTAHPHRLVELVREGTLHHTDHVADDTTIFAVRAGGAAP, translated from the coding sequence GTGAGCGGCGCGGATCCGGGCAGCCGCGCCCGGCGGCAGCAGCTTCTCCGGGTACGCGGCCGCAGCGTGGCCTGGGTACCACCCCTCCTCCTGCTCATCGCCATCGCGGTGGTCGACTGGAACACCTCGGGCGAGTTCAGGGTCATCTCCTGGATCGTCCTCGTCCCCGGCATCGCCGCGGCGATCTGCGGCGTCCGGGGAACGGCCGCCTTCGCCGTGCTCGCACTCCTCACGTACATCGAGGTGGACGCCTCCTGGCCGCATCAGGACCAGACCGGCCTGCCGGACTTCATCCTGGTCGCCATGGGCGGCGTCCTGGCGACCCTGGCGTGTGCCGTACGGGTCCGGGAGGAGCGGCGGATGCTGCACATGCGGGACGTGGCCGACACGACCCGCCGAACCGTGCTGCGCCCCCTTCCCACCCCGTGGGGCGGGCTCGACCACGCGGCCGTGTATCTGGCCGCCGACAGCGAGGCCCGCGTCGGCGGCGACTTCTACGACATCCAGCCCGGCCCGCACGGCACCCGGGTCCTCCTCGGGGACGTCCAGGGCAAGGGCCTGCCCGCGGTCGCGGCGGCCGCCGCCCTGCTCGGCACGTTCCGCGAGTCCGCGTACCACGAGGCCTCCCTGACCGTCGTCGCCGAACGGCTGGAGGTACGGATGGGCCGCCACCGCCAGTACGTCACGGACCTCGGCGAGGACCTGGAAGGCGACCCGGCACGGGGCGTGGAGCGCTTCGCGACCGCGGTCCTGGTCGCCTTCCCGCCCCCGGGCTCCCCCACGGGCCACATCGAGGTCGTCAACTTCGGCCACGAACCCCCGCTGGTGGCGGGCCCGCGCGGCGTACGCGTCCTGCCGCCGGGCGACGGCCTGCCGCTCGGTCTCTCCGGCCTGGCGGGGTCAGGCGCGGGCGTCCCGCCCGTCCGCAGGGTCCCCCTGGCCGCCGACGAGACCCTCCTCCTCGTCACCGACGGTGTCACCGAGGCCCGCGACGCCGACGGCGTCTTCTTCCCCCTCCACGAACGCGTGACCCTCGCCGTCTCCACCGACCCCACGACCGCCCACCCCCACCGCCTCGTCGAGCTGGTCCGCGAAGGCACCCTCCACCACACGGATCACGTGGCGGACGACACGACGATCTTCGCGGTGAGGGCAGGCGGAGCCGCCCCCTAG